The following proteins come from a genomic window of Chryseobacterium glaciei:
- a CDS encoding glycosyltransferase family 2 protein: MKISVITPVYNAEKYITQAVESALQFEEVCEVILIEDKSPDNALQVCIELAEKHDRVKLYQHPDKGNHGAGATRNLGLEKATGDIIAFLDADDYFLPNRFDAEKELFKNPNVEGVYGAIGVHYYSEKAKEQYYNLFEDRLTTVYKKHHPKDVFPGQMHMRGAFGLFSLDALTIRRESLNKMSPFFKTHLRLHQDTEFLFRLSYYLDLYPGILDKAVAVRGVHEDNRITKVDSGKINPATTRVLLWREVNKWSENEDTIPEEIKTHIKRMHRSFEIAIAPTFKKWGMIAKYLVTDYPSIRSGLFNINFRKDLF; the protein is encoded by the coding sequence ATGAAAATTTCCGTAATTACTCCCGTTTATAATGCCGAAAAATATATCACACAGGCTGTAGAATCAGCTCTTCAGTTTGAAGAGGTTTGTGAGGTCATTTTAATTGAAGATAAATCTCCAGACAACGCTCTACAGGTTTGCATAGAGCTAGCTGAAAAACATGATCGAGTGAAGCTTTATCAACACCCTGACAAAGGAAATCACGGAGCCGGAGCAACAAGAAACCTTGGATTGGAAAAAGCAACAGGCGATATTATAGCATTTTTGGATGCGGATGATTATTTCCTACCCAACAGGTTTGATGCTGAGAAAGAGCTTTTCAAGAACCCTAATGTAGAAGGAGTTTATGGTGCAATTGGAGTTCATTATTATTCTGAAAAGGCAAAAGAACAATATTATAATCTTTTTGAAGATCGATTAACTACAGTCTATAAAAAGCATCATCCAAAAGATGTATTTCCGGGGCAGATGCATATGAGAGGCGCTTTCGGGCTTTTTAGTCTGGATGCTCTTACCATCCGAAGAGAATCGTTAAATAAGATGAGTCCTTTCTTTAAAACGCATTTAAGACTTCATCAGGACACCGAATTTTTATTCAGGTTATCTTACTATCTTGATTTGTATCCCGGTATTTTAGATAAAGCTGTCGCTGTAAGAGGCGTACATGAAGACAATAGGATTACTAAAGTAGATTCAGGAAAGATAAATCCTGCAACGACAAGGGTTTTACTCTGGAGAGAAGTGAACAAATGGTCTGAAAATGAAGATACTATTCCTGAGGAGATCAAAACTCATATTAAGAGAATGCACCGTAGCTTTGAGATCGCTATTGCCCCAACTTTCAAAAAATGGGGAATGATCGCCAAATATCTGGTAACTGATTATCCGAGCATCCGTTCAGGATTATTTAATATCAATTTTAGAAAAGATTTATTTTAA
- the asnB gene encoding asparagine synthase (glutamine-hydrolyzing) encodes MCGIAGIITNNARNYQDEIQKMTDAMAHRGPDSSHYEFYENAALGHRRLSIIDLSENGKQPMFSNTKNECIVLNGEIYGYQSIKDQYPEYPFHGSSDTEVILAMYQRKQENLIHDLPGMFAFAIWDNEKQELFCARDRFGEKPFFYAIGKNNEFIFASEIKAILASGLIQPQVNNDALSHYLQYGYVNTYQSIYKNIYTLPPAHQLIWKDGKVTISRYYSLPAKDRSISLSDAKEEFIYLLKNAVKKQLIADVEVGSFLSGGLDSSSIVALVSEFLPRQTTLSFGYDHEASELKYAKEIAQKYNTNHIEIHEKKKDLATSLLHVTPFLDEPFADRSFLPHYEICKSARENLTVVLSGDVGDELFGGYNFYRTENQLRNHFSYNNIAAKFGLKLYQNLKQTSFISQKNIEHPNILDFHQNSVRNSFNKEERNLLGISESFHQPYSFTPNPDSLNDIMRVDLEKYVPGNMMVKSDRMAMANSLEVRTPFLDIDFAEFCIQLPEQLKLNNENDKIILREAMGSYWTETIRNRNKQGFGMSVESWFEEDNLINLSNDLLKDSNQKVFNYIDFKATQKFLDKGQKHWNLLQLALWAHNNQSVL; translated from the coding sequence ATGTGTGGAATAGCCGGAATCATTACCAATAATGCAAGAAATTATCAGGATGAAATTCAAAAAATGACAGATGCCATGGCGCATCGTGGTCCTGATTCTTCACATTACGAATTTTACGAAAACGCAGCGTTAGGTCATAGAAGACTCTCCATTATAGATCTTTCTGAGAATGGAAAACAACCTATGTTTTCTAACACCAAAAATGAATGTATTGTTCTGAATGGTGAGATCTACGGTTACCAATCAATAAAAGATCAATACCCGGAATATCCTTTTCATGGAAGTTCTGATACAGAAGTAATTCTTGCCATGTATCAGAGAAAGCAGGAAAACCTCATCCACGATCTGCCCGGAATGTTTGCCTTTGCTATTTGGGATAACGAAAAGCAGGAACTTTTCTGCGCAAGAGACCGTTTCGGAGAAAAACCGTTTTTCTACGCCATTGGAAAAAACAACGAATTTATTTTCGCATCCGAGATTAAAGCGATTCTAGCTTCAGGATTAATTCAGCCTCAGGTTAATAATGATGCACTCTCTCACTATCTTCAATATGGATATGTGAATACTTATCAGAGTATTTATAAAAATATTTACACTCTACCTCCAGCTCATCAATTAATCTGGAAAGACGGAAAAGTTACTATTTCCCGTTACTACAGTCTACCGGCAAAGGATAGATCAATAAGTTTATCTGATGCAAAGGAAGAATTTATTTATCTTTTAAAAAATGCAGTTAAAAAACAGCTTATCGCCGATGTAGAAGTAGGAAGCTTTTTAAGTGGCGGACTAGATTCATCTTCAATCGTTGCTTTGGTAAGCGAGTTTTTACCTAGACAAACAACCTTAAGTTTTGGATATGATCATGAAGCAAGCGAACTAAAATACGCTAAAGAAATCGCTCAAAAATACAATACCAATCATATTGAAATTCACGAGAAAAAGAAAGATCTCGCAACCTCTTTATTACATGTAACTCCATTTTTAGACGAACCTTTTGCCGACAGATCTTTCCTTCCTCATTATGAAATCTGTAAAAGCGCCAGAGAAAACCTTACCGTAGTTCTTTCAGGTGATGTTGGCGATGAATTATTTGGTGGATATAATTTCTACAGAACTGAAAATCAATTAAGAAATCATTTTAGTTACAATAATATTGCAGCTAAATTTGGTTTAAAATTATATCAGAATTTAAAACAAACCTCTTTTATTTCACAGAAAAATATTGAACATCCGAATATTCTGGATTTCCATCAAAACTCGGTGAGAAATTCATTCAATAAAGAAGAAAGAAATTTACTCGGAATATCTGAAAGTTTTCACCAGCCTTACAGTTTTACACCCAATCCTGATTCATTAAATGACATCATGAGAGTAGATTTAGAAAAATATGTCCCGGGAAATATGATGGTGAAATCCGACAGAATGGCAATGGCCAATTCACTGGAAGTAAGAACTCCATTTTTAGACATCGATTTTGCTGAGTTTTGTATTCAGCTTCCAGAACAATTAAAATTAAATAACGAAAACGATAAGATCATTCTTCGTGAAGCAATGGGTTCTTATTGGACAGAAACCATCAGAAACCGTAACAAACAAGGCTTCGGAATGAGTGTGGAGAGTTGGTTTGAAGAAGATAATCTGATCAACCTTTCAAACGATCTGCTTAAAGATTCTAACCAAAAAGTGTTCAATTATATTGATTTTAAGGCAACTCAAAAGTTTCTGGATAAAGGTCAAAAACATTGGAATTTACTACAATTAGCTCTTTGGGCACATAATAATCAATCTGTTTTATAA
- a CDS encoding glycosyltransferase family 2 protein, whose amino-acid sequence MEISVIIPVYNASEFLEKAVDSALQHDEVKEIVLIEDKSTDNSLEICERLASDNSKIKLYRHPDKENHGAGATRNLGLEKAESEFIAFLDSDDYYLPNRFDAEKEIFKDPKIEGVFGAIGVEYLSEKGKEEFQSKFKNISLTTVNFPSEGKEVFKGLLGLTDKVFGTFFHLNALTIRKSTIIKNSLRFNENLRVHQDSDFIIKLAYHSYLKSGIIDKAVAVRGIHDNNRITKIVKYSSQYNQRQLLLWKSLYDWATSEKLSSEYRKRIYLSYKSFDLSLKSGLKKYVQIFFEGLKNPQILKTQYRFTYLNR is encoded by the coding sequence ATGGAAATTTCTGTTATCATACCTGTTTACAACGCTTCAGAGTTTCTTGAAAAAGCTGTAGATTCCGCTTTGCAACATGACGAAGTAAAGGAAATTGTATTAATTGAAGATAAGTCGACAGATAATTCTTTGGAAATCTGTGAAAGATTGGCTTCTGATAATTCAAAAATCAAATTATATCGACATCCAGACAAAGAAAATCACGGAGCCGGAGCAACAAGAAACCTTGGATTGGAAAAAGCTGAATCTGAATTTATTGCATTTCTTGATTCTGATGATTATTATCTTCCCAATAGGTTTGATGCCGAAAAAGAAATATTCAAAGATCCTAAAATTGAGGGTGTTTTTGGAGCTATTGGAGTCGAATATTTATCTGAGAAAGGTAAAGAAGAGTTTCAGAGTAAATTTAAAAATATTTCTTTAACTACCGTTAATTTTCCTTCGGAAGGTAAAGAAGTTTTTAAAGGGCTTCTTGGTCTAACTGATAAAGTTTTTGGCACATTTTTTCATTTAAATGCTCTTACAATAAGAAAATCTACGATTATAAAAAACAGTCTTCGTTTCAACGAAAATCTTCGTGTACATCAGGATTCCGATTTTATTATTAAACTGGCTTATCATTCTTACCTTAAATCCGGAATTATAGACAAAGCCGTTGCTGTAAGGGGAATTCATGATAATAATAGGATCACAAAAATTGTGAAATATTCGTCACAATACAATCAGAGACAACTCCTTTTATGGAAATCCTTGTACGATTGGGCAACTTCTGAGAAACTATCCTCAGAATATAGAAAAAGGATTTACTTAAGCTACAAATCATTTGATTTATCTTTAAAATCAGGATTAAAAAAATACGTTCAGATCTTTTTTGAAGGATTAAAAAATCCTCAAATATTAAAAACACAATACCGTTTTACTTACCTTAACCGATAA
- a CDS encoding acyltransferase family protein: MQIKKILTLDLSHKRIFGLDLLRMLAILFVVFSHSASLLPKNVYSFFDLFYFDGVCIFFVLSGFLIGSIIINSVEKNGFNRSELFTFWIRRWFRTLPNYYFFVVILAVLSKLFIKGFPLKGIFPFLFFSQNLFSANDIFFGESWSLSVEEWFYLTIPLILFFCINVLKIKFKKSLLIVSVFLLLFSTFLRYYLYNNGHLPQMIDYRRVVIMRIDNLMYGMIGAYISYYHQEFWTKNKYRLLIIGLSLILVWKVLSYQYPSIESFYYVNIFYPLFCIAILCLLPILSQYNLKKYNIITKATTYVSLISYSLYLIHYSLIKKLLIDNIFSDFFAGETVEALILKNTFYWCASIIGALLIYKYFEIPTMKLRDKIKFK, translated from the coding sequence ATGCAAATAAAAAAAATTTTAACCTTAGATCTGAGCCATAAACGAATATTTGGTTTAGATTTATTAAGAATGTTGGCTATATTATTCGTAGTATTTAGTCACAGTGCATCATTACTTCCAAAAAACGTATATAGTTTTTTTGATCTTTTCTACTTTGATGGAGTTTGTATATTTTTTGTTCTCAGTGGTTTTTTAATTGGAAGTATTATCATAAATTCTGTCGAAAAAAATGGATTTAATAGATCTGAGCTTTTTACATTTTGGATAAGAAGGTGGTTTCGAACATTACCTAACTACTATTTTTTTGTAGTAATTCTTGCAGTGTTAAGTAAGCTTTTCATTAAAGGGTTTCCTTTGAAAGGTATTTTCCCCTTTTTATTTTTCAGTCAGAATCTTTTTAGTGCAAACGATATTTTTTTTGGAGAATCTTGGAGCTTAAGTGTTGAAGAATGGTTTTATCTTACAATTCCATTAATACTTTTCTTTTGTATAAATGTTTTAAAGATTAAGTTCAAAAAATCACTTCTTATTGTTTCAGTTTTCTTATTACTATTTTCAACATTCCTTAGATATTATCTGTATAATAATGGCCATCTTCCTCAGATGATAGACTATAGACGTGTGGTAATTATGCGAATAGATAACTTAATGTATGGAATGATTGGGGCATATATTAGCTATTATCATCAAGAGTTTTGGACAAAAAACAAATATAGACTCCTTATCATAGGTCTTTCTCTAATTTTGGTATGGAAAGTTCTTTCTTACCAATACCCAAGTATAGAAAGTTTTTATTATGTTAATATTTTCTATCCACTGTTTTGTATAGCTATATTATGTCTTTTACCAATCCTAAGCCAATATAATCTTAAAAAATATAATATAATAACTAAAGCAACGACATATGTAAGTCTTATTTCATATTCTTTATATTTAATCCATTATTCATTAATAAAAAAATTATTGATTGATAATATATTTTCTGACTTTTTTGCTGGAGAAACTGTTGAAGCACTTATATTAAAAAATACATTTTATTGGTGTGCATCTATTATTGGTGCTTTACTTATATACAAATACTTTGAGATTCCGACAATGAAACTCAGAGATAAAATTAAATTTAAATAA